One genomic region from Ornithinicoccus hortensis encodes:
- a CDS encoding dipeptide ABC transporter ATP-binding protein: protein MSRGTPSDRAGQPDPAGTDTVLEVRDLRVSYQTSRGRVEALRGVDLAVGRGEVVALVGESGSGKSTLAHAVIGLLAENAAVEGGTIAVRGRDIARWGERRLRAVRGREVGLVPQDPSVSLNPVKRIGPQVLEAVTAHRRLPRAAARAEALGLLERVGLDRPEVRLRQYPHELSGGMRQRVLIAIAIAGRPDLLIADEPTSALDVTVQRRILDHLETLTADLGSSVLLVTHDLGVAADRADRIVVMQGGLVVEEGPVRQILEDPQDAYTRRLLASAPGLGARVTGPAYAPSVPVPEEATPVVRAEHLVKDFALPATRGSGPRVVRAVDDVSFELHRGRTLALVGESGSGKSTTARLVLRLADPTSGTITFDGADITTASGRPWRELRRRAQLIYQNPYASLDPRFSVEELVTEPLRAFSVGTRASQRELAARLVDRVALPGGTLTRKPAELSGGQRQRVAIARALTLSPDLVVCDEAVSALDVSVQAQVLELLAELQAQDGLAYLFITHDLSVVRQIAHDVAVMRQGRIVELAPTEQVFERPAHPYTHELLSAIAGTRHPNAQGVPA, encoded by the coding sequence GTGAGCCGGGGCACGCCGTCCGACCGGGCCGGGCAGCCCGACCCGGCCGGCACCGACACCGTCCTGGAGGTCCGTGACCTGCGCGTCAGCTACCAGACCTCACGGGGTCGGGTGGAGGCGCTCAGGGGCGTCGACCTGGCCGTCGGGCGCGGTGAGGTCGTCGCGCTCGTCGGGGAGTCCGGGTCCGGCAAGAGCACACTGGCCCACGCGGTGATCGGGCTCCTCGCCGAGAACGCCGCCGTCGAGGGCGGCACCATCGCGGTGCGCGGACGGGACATTGCCCGGTGGGGCGAGCGCCGGCTGCGCGCCGTCCGGGGACGCGAGGTCGGCCTCGTCCCACAGGACCCGAGCGTCTCGCTGAACCCGGTGAAGCGGATCGGGCCGCAGGTGCTCGAGGCGGTCACCGCGCACCGCAGGCTGCCGCGGGCCGCCGCGCGGGCCGAGGCGCTGGGGCTGCTGGAGCGGGTCGGGCTGGACCGCCCCGAGGTGCGGCTGCGCCAGTACCCGCACGAACTGTCCGGCGGCATGCGGCAGCGGGTGCTCATCGCCATCGCGATCGCCGGACGCCCCGACCTGCTGATCGCCGACGAACCCACCAGCGCGCTGGACGTCACCGTGCAGCGCCGGATCCTGGACCACCTGGAGACCCTGACGGCCGACCTGGGCAGCTCGGTGCTGCTGGTCACCCACGACCTCGGGGTGGCCGCGGACCGGGCCGACCGGATCGTGGTGATGCAGGGCGGCCTGGTCGTCGAGGAGGGCCCCGTCCGGCAGATCCTGGAGGACCCGCAGGACGCCTACACGCGGCGGCTCCTGGCCAGCGCGCCCGGCCTCGGCGCCCGGGTGACGGGCCCGGCATACGCCCCGTCCGTGCCGGTGCCGGAGGAGGCGACGCCCGTGGTCCGGGCCGAGCACCTGGTGAAGGACTTCGCGCTCCCGGCCACCCGGGGCAGCGGCCCGCGGGTGGTGCGGGCCGTCGACGACGTCAGCTTCGAGCTGCACCGGGGCCGCACGCTGGCCCTGGTGGGCGAGTCCGGCTCGGGCAAGTCCACAACGGCCCGGCTGGTGCTGCGGCTGGCCGACCCGACGTCCGGCACGATCACCTTCGACGGCGCCGACATCACCACCGCCTCGGGCCGCCCGTGGCGCGAGCTGCGGCGGCGGGCGCAGCTGATCTACCAGAACCCGTATGCGTCGCTGGACCCGCGGTTCTCCGTCGAGGAGCTGGTCACCGAGCCGCTGCGTGCGTTCTCGGTCGGCACCCGCGCCTCGCAGCGCGAGCTGGCCGCCCGCCTCGTCGACCGGGTGGCGCTGCCCGGCGGGACGCTGACCCGCAAGCCGGCCGAGCTGTCCGGCGGCCAACGGCAACGCGTGGCGATCGCGCGGGCGCTCACCCTGTCCCCCGACCTGGTGGTCTGCGACGAGGCGGTCTCGGCGCTCGACGTCTCGGTGCAGGCGCAGGTGCTGGAACTCCTCGCCGAGTTGCAGGCGCAGGACGGACTGGCCTACCTGTTCATCACCCACGACCTGTCCGTCGTCCGGCAGATCGCGCACGACGTCGCGGTCATGCGCCAGGGGCGGATCGTCGAGCTCGCCCCCACCGAGCAGGTCTTCGAGCGCCCGGCGCACCCCTACACCCACGAGCTGCTCTCGGCGATCGCCGGGACGCGGCACCCCAACGCCCAAGGAGTCCCCGCGTGA
- a CDS encoding ABC transporter permease: MSLTQTTVLLDPPAQGGDRPAPAGGALQQPARSRSRALPAARWPKAVRFAVRRPGLVLSLALLLVVVVAAFAPGLVAPGDPETGITAEKLQAPSAAHLFGTDHLGRDLFTRVVHGTALSLRTALVAVGLALVVGGLLGVTAGFLGGWVDNVVMRVVDVLMAIPSLLLSLALIAALGFGPTNVAIAVAVGSIATFARIARSQTLRVCQATYVEAARSLGSRWHVTLRWHVLPNASGPILALAVLEFGMAILAVSALSFLGYGAPRPAPEWGSLVSEGRNFLATASWLTTLPGLTIAATVLAVNRVSKALDGEWGGFR; the protein is encoded by the coding sequence ATGTCGCTCACCCAGACCACGGTCCTGCTCGACCCACCCGCCCAGGGCGGTGACCGGCCGGCACCCGCCGGCGGCGCGCTGCAGCAGCCGGCGCGGTCCCGGTCGCGTGCTCTCCCCGCGGCCCGGTGGCCCAAGGCGGTCCGGTTCGCGGTGCGCCGTCCCGGCCTCGTGCTCAGCCTCGCGCTGCTCCTGGTGGTCGTGGTGGCCGCCTTCGCCCCCGGCCTCGTCGCGCCGGGTGACCCGGAGACCGGGATCACCGCCGAGAAGCTCCAGGCACCCAGCGCGGCCCACCTGTTCGGTACCGACCACCTCGGTCGGGACCTGTTCACCCGGGTCGTCCACGGCACCGCCCTGTCCCTGCGCACCGCGCTGGTCGCCGTCGGCCTGGCCCTGGTCGTCGGCGGCTTGCTCGGGGTGACCGCCGGCTTCCTCGGCGGGTGGGTCGACAACGTCGTCATGCGCGTCGTCGACGTGCTGATGGCGATCCCGTCCCTGTTGCTGTCGCTGGCGCTGATCGCCGCCCTCGGCTTCGGCCCCACCAACGTGGCGATCGCCGTCGCCGTCGGCAGCATCGCCACCTTCGCCCGGATCGCCCGGTCGCAGACCCTCCGGGTCTGCCAGGCCACGTATGTCGAGGCCGCCCGCTCCCTCGGGTCCCGCTGGCACGTGACGCTGCGCTGGCACGTGCTGCCCAACGCCTCCGGCCCGATCCTGGCGCTGGCGGTGCTCGAGTTCGGGATGGCGATCCTGGCCGTCTCGGCGCTGAGCTTCCTGGGCTACGGGGCGCCGCGACCGGCCCCCGAGTGGGGGTCGCTGGTGTCCGAGGGGCGCAACTTCCTGGCGACCGCCAGTTGGCTGACCACGCTGCCCGGACTGACCATCGCCGCCACGGTGCTCGCGGTGAACCGGGTCTCCAAGGCCCTGGACGGGGAGTGGGGTGGCTTCCGGTGA
- a CDS encoding ABC transporter permease, with translation MARYVLLRLGLAVAVLWAAYTVSFVVLYLLPGDPVAAMASGGMEGAPVGAEELAALRAQYGFDDPFLVQYGTRLWSALHGDLGASVQSGQAVTAAIAQALPSTVQLAASALVLSVLIGGGLALVATYTSVGWVRQFLLALPPVAVSLPTFWVGLVLVQWFSFTFGLFPAMGDQGWRSVVLPAVTLAVPIGALIAQVLATCLQDALREPYVVTARAKGIGRIAIHARHALRNASLPVLTVLGLVIGNLIAGSVVVETVFSRSGVGRLTVSSVSFQDLPVVQGVVVLGATVFVLTNLLVDLVLPLADPRVAVGRSYS, from the coding sequence ATGGCTCGCTACGTGCTCCTCCGGCTCGGCCTGGCGGTCGCGGTGCTGTGGGCCGCCTACACGGTCTCCTTCGTCGTGCTCTACCTGCTGCCCGGCGACCCGGTGGCGGCGATGGCCTCCGGCGGGATGGAGGGCGCCCCCGTGGGCGCGGAGGAGCTGGCCGCGCTGCGCGCGCAGTACGGCTTCGACGACCCGTTCCTGGTGCAGTACGGCACCCGGTTGTGGTCCGCGCTGCACGGTGACCTCGGGGCGTCCGTCCAGTCCGGGCAGGCGGTGACCGCCGCCATCGCCCAGGCCCTGCCGAGCACCGTGCAGCTGGCCGCCAGCGCGCTCGTGCTGTCCGTGTTGATCGGCGGTGGGCTGGCCCTGGTGGCGACCTACACCTCGGTCGGCTGGGTCCGGCAGTTCCTGCTGGCGCTGCCGCCGGTGGCGGTGTCGTTGCCGACCTTCTGGGTCGGGCTGGTGCTGGTGCAGTGGTTCAGCTTCACCTTCGGCCTGTTCCCGGCGATGGGCGACCAGGGGTGGCGGTCGGTGGTGCTGCCGGCGGTGACGCTGGCCGTGCCGATCGGTGCGCTGATCGCCCAGGTGCTGGCCACCTGCCTGCAGGACGCGCTGCGCGAGCCGTATGTCGTCACCGCCCGGGCCAAGGGGATCGGCAGGATCGCGATCCACGCCCGGCACGCGCTGCGCAACGCCTCGCTGCCGGTGCTGACCGTCCTCGGCCTGGTGATCGGCAACCTGATCGCCGGCTCGGTCGTGGTGGAGACGGTGTTCAGCCGCTCCGGCGTCGGCCGGCTCACGGTCAGCTCGGTCAGTTTCCAGGACCTCCCGGTGGTCCAGGGCGTCGTCGTCCTCGGTGCCACGGTCTTCGTCCTGACCAACCTGCTCGTCGACCTCGTCCTGCCGCTGGCCGACCCCCGGGTCGCCGTCGGCCGGTCCTACTCCTGA
- a CDS encoding ABC transporter substrate-binding protein: MNHTTRPTFRAGAARHRASRHTLLAPGALGATLLLAACAPGGATETDGEGGDGAAASALPASAPEEVTPGGALRFAVGSDQGCVDPQQVGSNDTIYSIRHLVDSLTDQDPETGEIVPWLAESWEVNDDASAYTFHLQEGATFSDGTPVDAEAVKTNLDRATDIGARGALIKGYLDGYAGTTVEDDRTFTVEFDRPNAQFLQATSTHTLGLLSPESAAQSDDERCASVVGSGPFTLENYEPNSSITLAKREGYDWGSSLWQHTGEAYLDTLEFSVVPESGVRSGSLQSGQVDVIGNIAPQDEEPLKAADAQLLARANPGIPFGLYVNHDNEVLSDPAVTEAIALAINREEIVETVYTTYNVPATSVLASTTPLYADQSEHLRFDPVAAEAALTEAGYAKGEDGVYAKDGQRASFDILWFNNAATNAPTLELIQQQLASVGIEVTLTEGQVADWAATVAEGNFDANWGNITRADADILRGSFHTGLANSYRLEPSDLDDVLEAQAGAADPAERAELAARAQAQIVTERHVVPVVELTTVLGVGPTVQGVAFDAGSRVQLYDAWIER; the protein is encoded by the coding sequence ATGAACCACACCACCCGACCCACGTTCCGGGCCGGCGCCGCCCGGCACCGGGCCTCCCGGCATACCCTCCTCGCCCCCGGCGCCCTCGGTGCCACACTCCTCCTCGCGGCATGCGCGCCAGGAGGAGCCACAGAGACCGACGGCGAGGGCGGCGACGGCGCGGCGGCCAGCGCGCTGCCGGCGTCGGCACCCGAAGAGGTCACGCCCGGCGGTGCCCTCCGGTTTGCCGTCGGATCCGACCAGGGCTGCGTCGACCCGCAGCAGGTCGGCAGCAACGACACCATTTACTCGATCCGCCACCTCGTGGATTCCCTGACCGACCAGGACCCGGAGACCGGGGAGATCGTCCCCTGGCTCGCCGAGTCGTGGGAGGTCAACGACGACGCCAGCGCCTACACCTTCCATCTGCAGGAGGGGGCCACCTTCAGCGACGGCACCCCGGTGGACGCCGAGGCGGTCAAGACCAACCTGGACCGGGCCACGGACATCGGGGCGCGTGGCGCCCTGATCAAGGGCTACCTCGACGGCTACGCCGGCACCACCGTCGAGGATGACCGCACCTTCACCGTCGAGTTCGACCGGCCCAACGCCCAGTTCCTGCAGGCGACCTCGACGCATACCCTCGGGCTGCTGTCGCCGGAGTCGGCCGCACAGTCCGACGACGAGCGGTGCGCCAGCGTCGTCGGGTCCGGCCCGTTCACGCTGGAGAACTACGAGCCGAACAGCTCGATCACGCTGGCTAAGCGGGAGGGCTACGACTGGGGATCCTCCTTGTGGCAGCACACCGGGGAGGCCTATCTGGACACCTTGGAGTTCTCCGTCGTGCCCGAGTCCGGCGTCCGGTCCGGATCGCTGCAGTCCGGCCAGGTCGACGTCATCGGCAACATCGCCCCGCAGGACGAGGAGCCGCTCAAGGCGGCGGACGCGCAGTTGCTGGCCCGGGCCAACCCCGGCATCCCGTTCGGCCTCTACGTCAACCACGACAACGAGGTGCTGTCCGACCCGGCGGTGACCGAGGCGATCGCGCTGGCCATCAACCGTGAAGAGATCGTGGAGACCGTCTACACCACCTACAACGTTCCCGCCACGAGCGTCCTGGCCTCCACCACCCCGCTGTATGCCGACCAGTCCGAACACCTACGGTTCGACCCGGTCGCGGCGGAGGCCGCGTTGACCGAGGCGGGCTACGCCAAGGGTGAGGACGGGGTCTACGCCAAGGACGGACAGCGGGCGTCCTTCGACATCCTCTGGTTCAACAACGCCGCGACCAACGCCCCCACCCTGGAGCTGATCCAGCAGCAGCTGGCGTCCGTGGGCATCGAGGTGACCCTGACCGAGGGCCAGGTCGCGGACTGGGCCGCCACCGTGGCCGAGGGCAACTTCGACGCCAACTGGGGCAACATCACCCGTGCCGACGCCGACATCCTGCGCGGTTCGTTCCACACCGGCCTGGCCAACAGCTACCGCCTCGAGCCGTCCGACCTGGACGACGTGCTGGAGGCTCAGGCGGGGGCCGCGGACCCGGCCGAGCGCGCTGAGCTGGCCGCCCGGGCCCAGGCGCAGATCGTGACCGAGCGGCACGTCGTGCCGGTCGTCGAGCTGACCACGGTCCTGGGCGTCGGACCGACCGTGCAAGGCGTCGCCTTCGACGCCGGCTCCCGGGTCCAGCTCTACGACGCCTGGATCGAGCGCTGA
- a CDS encoding flavin reductase family protein codes for MTAHAFTAHDGATGLTGEPGPDASAFRAAFRSAVGTVSVITAGGPLRPVGFTATSLVSVSVDPLYVSFNISRGASSWPTLQRAGHVAAHLLHRDQQDVATAFATSGIDRFAAAGSWASGPHGLPVLDRALARLILAVRSRTHVGDSAVVLAEVVDLEHTPGPPLAYHDGGYREIAPALPASDPTPDR; via the coding sequence ATGACCGCCCACGCGTTCACCGCCCACGATGGGGCGACCGGCCTGACCGGGGAGCCGGGCCCGGACGCGAGCGCCTTCCGGGCCGCCTTCCGCAGCGCGGTCGGCACGGTGAGCGTGATCACCGCCGGTGGGCCGTTGCGCCCGGTCGGTTTCACCGCCACCTCCCTGGTGTCGGTGTCGGTCGACCCGCTCTACGTCAGCTTCAACATCTCCCGGGGCGCGTCCAGTTGGCCGACCCTCCAGCGCGCCGGCCACGTGGCGGCCCACCTGCTCCACCGGGACCAGCAGGACGTGGCCACGGCGTTCGCCACCAGCGGCATCGACCGGTTCGCCGCTGCCGGAAGTTGGGCCTCCGGGCCGCACGGTCTGCCCGTCCTCGACCGTGCCCTGGCCCGTCTCATCCTCGCGGTCCGCAGCCGCACGCACGTCGGCGACAGCGCCGTCGTGCTGGCCGAGGTGGTCGACCTCGAGCACACCCCGGGACCCCCACTCGCCTACCACGACGGTGGCTATCGCGAGATCGCCCCGGCCCTTCCTGCATCCGACCCCACCCCTGATCGGTGA
- a CDS encoding NADPH-dependent FMN reductase: MSTAQTVVLVGNPRAGSRTSALAGTVVEQVRAALPDLDLGDTPEVLELAELVGITFTAEPATAAAPHPDPWGAVRSARLLVVATPTYKGTYTGLLKIFLDTYQAGDLAGVVAVPVAIAGKPDHRDSVAATLQLLLEELGAQVPSGAVSLLEPEVPDAETVVADWVGEHAGTLQRALTAAGVRAEQPVVTGGGR; encoded by the coding sequence ATGAGCACCGCACAGACCGTGGTCCTGGTCGGGAACCCGCGCGCGGGGTCCCGCACCTCCGCCCTGGCCGGCACCGTCGTGGAACAGGTCCGGGCAGCCCTGCCCGACCTGGACCTCGGTGACACACCGGAGGTGCTGGAACTGGCCGAGCTCGTCGGCATCACGTTCACCGCCGAGCCGGCCACGGCGGCGGCACCGCATCCGGACCCGTGGGGTGCGGTCCGCTCGGCCCGGCTCCTCGTCGTGGCGACCCCGACCTACAAGGGCACCTACACCGGGTTGCTGAAGATCTTCCTGGACACCTACCAGGCCGGCGACCTCGCGGGGGTGGTGGCCGTGCCGGTGGCCATCGCCGGCAAGCCCGATCACCGTGACTCCGTGGCCGCGACGCTGCAGCTGCTCCTCGAGGAGCTCGGCGCGCAGGTCCCGTCTGGGGCGGTGTCGCTGCTCGAGCCGGAGGTACCGGACGCTGAGACGGTCGTCGCCGACTGGGTGGGCGAGCACGCGGGCACCCTGCAGCGTGCGCTGACCGCAGCGGGCGTCCGAGCCGAACAGCCCGTCGTGACGGGAGGAGGACGATGA
- a CDS encoding NtaA/DmoA family FMN-dependent monooxygenase (This protein belongs to a clade of FMN-dependent monooxygenases, within a broader family of flavin-dependent oxidoreductases, the luciferase-like monooxygenase (LMM) family, some of whose members use coenzyme F420 rather than FMN.) — MSTPPKQVILGAHFPGVNNTTVWSDPRSGSHIEFDSFRRFARAAERGHLDFLFLAEGLRLREQRGLIHDLDVVGRPDTLPVLAALAGVTDHLGLVGTINATFNEPYEVARQFATLDHLSGGRAGWNVVTSSDAFTGENFRRGGYLDRELRYERAESIVRAARHLWDSWQVDAVAGDQEHGRFLADGTVGEFGYHDDHFDIAGHFNVPRSPQQHPVIFQAGDSDGGREFAARTADVIFTRHGTPEAGRAFFRDVKSRLARYGRRPDDLKILPGVTFVVGDTDEEAAELAADIRRQQVSGQTAILLLEQVWNRDLSGYDPDGPLPDVEPEVGPSSIIQGRARHVDDARAEVTRLRALAEEKNLTLREVAIERGQRQAFVGSPETIADALIDAVQTEVSDGFILVPHITPGGLDAFVDQVVPLLVERGALRASYAEGSTLRDQLGLSAARPATDWETAAAAGVRKESA, encoded by the coding sequence ATGAGCACACCCCCCAAGCAGGTCATCCTCGGGGCGCACTTCCCCGGGGTGAACAACACCACCGTCTGGAGCGACCCGCGCTCCGGCAGCCACATCGAGTTCGACTCCTTCCGCCGGTTCGCTCGGGCTGCCGAGCGGGGGCACCTGGACTTCCTCTTCCTCGCCGAGGGCCTGCGGCTGCGCGAGCAGCGCGGCCTGATCCACGACCTCGACGTCGTCGGTCGGCCGGACACCCTCCCGGTGCTCGCCGCGCTCGCCGGGGTCACCGACCACCTCGGGCTGGTCGGCACCATCAACGCCACCTTCAACGAGCCGTATGAGGTGGCCCGCCAGTTCGCGACCCTGGACCACCTGTCCGGCGGCCGCGCCGGGTGGAACGTGGTCACCAGCTCCGACGCCTTCACCGGCGAGAACTTCCGCCGCGGCGGCTACCTCGACCGGGAGCTGCGCTACGAGCGCGCCGAGAGCATCGTCCGGGCGGCCCGGCACCTCTGGGACTCCTGGCAGGTCGACGCGGTCGCCGGCGACCAGGAGCACGGGCGCTTCCTGGCGGACGGGACGGTCGGGGAGTTCGGCTACCACGACGACCACTTCGACATCGCGGGCCACTTCAACGTGCCGCGCTCGCCCCAACAGCACCCGGTGATCTTCCAGGCGGGCGACTCCGACGGGGGACGCGAGTTCGCGGCACGCACCGCGGACGTGATCTTCACCCGGCACGGCACCCCGGAGGCGGGGCGGGCCTTCTTCCGCGACGTCAAGTCGCGGCTCGCCCGCTACGGCCGTCGCCCCGACGACCTCAAGATCCTCCCCGGGGTCACCTTCGTAGTCGGCGACACCGACGAGGAGGCCGCGGAGCTTGCCGCCGACATCCGCCGCCAGCAGGTCAGCGGGCAGACCGCGATCCTGCTCCTGGAGCAGGTGTGGAACCGGGACCTCTCCGGCTACGACCCCGACGGGCCGCTGCCCGACGTGGAGCCCGAGGTCGGCCCCTCGAGCATCATCCAGGGCCGGGCCCGGCACGTCGACGACGCCCGCGCGGAGGTCACCCGCCTGCGGGCCCTCGCGGAGGAGAAGAACCTCACGCTGCGCGAGGTCGCCATCGAGCGCGGCCAGCGGCAGGCCTTCGTGGGCAGCCCGGAGACGATCGCCGATGCTCTCATCGACGCGGTGCAGACCGAGGTCAGCGACGGGTTCATCCTCGTGCCGCACATCACCCCCGGGGGCCTGGACGCGTTCGTCGACCAGGTCGTGCCGCTCCTGGTGGAGCGGGGTGCGCTGCGCGCCTCCTATGCCGAGGGGTCGACCCTGCGCGACCAGCTGGGGCTGTCCGCTGCCCGCCCCGCCACCGACTGGGAGACCGCGGCGGCAGCCGGGGTCCGGAAGGAGTCCGCATGA
- a CDS encoding LLM class flavin-dependent oxidoreductase: protein MTSTLPTSDTPVHLAIALDGTGWHPASWRRTGSRATEVFTGRYWTDQALTAERGLIDFITIEDSLALHAGTPFGPAPVPTTSRLVGRLDASLVASWVATRTERIGIVPTITTTHTEPFHVSKNLATLDHVSLGRAGWRVQVSARPAEAAHVGRRAAPFGDVRDARDLASPEAQAQLRSLFDEAGDVIEVVRRLWDSWEDGAEIRDAATGRFIDRDKLHYIDFEGEYFSVKGPSITPRPPQGQPVVTALGHQPIPYELAARGADVLYVTPRDDEDAAAILAQVRELEGQHRTADTPLKVFADLEVVLSTPEHGDGAARLRQLDEVAGEEFTSDALVFAGDAAALADLVQRWHALGYAGFRLRPAEHAIDLPAITDALVPALQRAGLFRTAYGPSTLRERLGLPAAVNRYAASA from the coding sequence TTGACTTCGACGCTGCCCACTTCCGACACCCCCGTGCACCTCGCCATCGCCCTGGACGGCACCGGCTGGCACCCCGCCTCCTGGCGGCGGACCGGCTCCCGGGCCACCGAGGTCTTCACCGGTCGATACTGGACCGATCAGGCGCTGACCGCCGAGCGGGGACTGATCGACTTCATCACCATCGAGGACAGCCTGGCGCTGCACGCCGGCACCCCGTTCGGTCCCGCCCCGGTGCCGACCACCTCGCGGCTGGTCGGCCGCCTCGACGCGAGCCTGGTCGCCAGCTGGGTCGCCACCCGCACCGAACGGATCGGCATCGTGCCGACGATCACCACCACGCACACCGAGCCGTTCCACGTCTCCAAGAACCTGGCGACCCTGGACCACGTCAGCCTCGGACGGGCCGGTTGGCGGGTGCAGGTCTCTGCCCGCCCGGCCGAGGCGGCGCACGTCGGTCGTCGGGCCGCGCCGTTCGGGGACGTCCGTGACGCACGCGACCTCGCCTCCCCGGAGGCGCAGGCGCAGCTGCGCAGCCTGTTCGACGAGGCGGGCGACGTCATCGAGGTGGTCCGCCGGCTGTGGGACAGTTGGGAGGACGGTGCCGAGATCCGCGACGCCGCCACCGGGCGGTTCATCGACCGGGACAAGCTGCACTACATCGACTTCGAGGGCGAATACTTCTCGGTCAAGGGCCCCTCGATCACCCCGCGCCCGCCGCAGGGGCAGCCGGTCGTCACCGCGCTCGGCCACCAGCCGATCCCCTACGAACTGGCCGCCCGCGGCGCCGACGTCCTCTACGTCACGCCCCGGGACGACGAGGACGCCGCGGCCATCCTGGCGCAGGTCCGCGAGCTGGAGGGGCAGCACCGGACCGCCGACACCCCGCTCAAGGTCTTCGCCGACCTCGAGGTGGTGCTGTCCACCCCGGAGCACGGCGACGGGGCGGCGCGGCTGAGGCAACTCGACGAGGTCGCCGGGGAGGAGTTCACCTCCGACGCCCTGGTCTTCGCCGGGGACGCGGCAGCGCTGGCCGACCTGGTCCAGCGGTGGCACGCCCTCGGGTATGCCGGCTTCCGGCTCCGCCCCGCCGAGCACGCGATCGACCTCCCGGCGATCACCGACGCCCTCGTCCCGGCGCTCCAGCGCGCCGGACTGTTCCGCACCGCATACGGCCCCTCCACGCTGCGCGAACGGCTCGGCCTGCCGGCCGCCGTCAACCGCTACGCCGCCAGCGCCTGA